Proteins encoded by one window of Arachis hypogaea cultivar Tifrunner chromosome 1, arahy.Tifrunner.gnm2.J5K5, whole genome shotgun sequence:
- the LOC112756850 gene encoding agamous-like MADS-box protein TM6, translating into MFSKNNKMHEYISPGLSTKKIIDPYQKTLGDIDLWHSHYEKMLENLKKLKDTNNKLRRQIRSRIGEGSLDMDDMSSQQLRTLEEDMVSAIAKIRHCQPPSGRHSFHPHLLSVLVAKPYQPPLLFSSSPYICARREARLCGRWRRQ; encoded by the exons ATGTTCTCCAAGAACAACAAGATGCATGAATACATCAGCCCTGGCCTTAG CACAAAGAAGATCATTGATCCGTATCAGAAAACTTTGGGAGATATCGATCTCTGGCATTCTCACTATGAG AAAATGCTTGAGAATTTGAAGAAACTCAAAGATACTAATAATAAGCTCAGAAGACAGATCAG GAGTCGGATAGGGGAGGGTAGCTTGGATATGGATGATATGAGCTCTCAGCAACTGCGTACTCTTGAAGAGGATATGGTTTCTGCCATTGCCAAAATACGCCACTGTCAACCCCCCAGCGGCCGCCACTCTTTTCATCCTCACCTTCTCTCTGTGCTCGTCGCGAAGCCCTATCAGCCGCCGCTACTCTTCTCCTCATCACCGTATATATGTGCTCGTCGGGAAGCCCGCCTCTGTGGTCGTTGGCGACGGCAGTGA